From a single Bacillus pumilus genomic region:
- a CDS encoding nuclear transport factor 2 family protein produces the protein MTKKEALSFIKEMYEEVLIKFNIEKVEAYFSPDYQQVTDGKVSTLDEFKKHLSTLKEVTKQLEIPAFYDVLFDEETQQGCFRYTVHVELASGDEGFIDVMALFTLLDDRIIRCDELTRAHEKHETLEQLGHIS, from the coding sequence ATGACAAAAAAAGAGGCGCTATCATTTATTAAAGAGATGTATGAAGAGGTTTTAATCAAATTCAATATCGAAAAAGTAGAGGCTTATTTTTCACCTGATTATCAGCAAGTAACAGATGGAAAGGTTTCGACACTTGATGAGTTTAAAAAGCATCTATCCACATTAAAAGAAGTGACAAAACAGCTTGAGATCCCCGCTTTTTATGATGTGTTATTTGATGAAGAAACGCAGCAAGGGTGTTTTCGTTACACTGTACATGTGGAACTGGCAAGCGGAGACGAGGGTTTCATTGATGTCATGGCTCTTTTCACGTTATTAGATGACAGGATCATTCGATGTGACGAGCTGACCCGGGCTCATGAAAAAC
- a CDS encoding mechanosensitive ion channel family protein — translation MDDTFLTIIKNKYIEILLVGLILWLAVFMINKALQIFFKRTEFIEDKKKQTIESLVKSVTKYTASICFVFYVISLFFHDFGKILAGAGVAGIVIGFGAQTLIRDILAGIFLIYERQIHKGDYVTVNNLFNGTIEEIGLRSLQIREWSGKLLTISNGDIRQIQNYNIHYMRITESVLMSVNQNPDTAFQALETACDNLNQMHHDFLKKDEFQNAIEPFQVHGIMGLNKLNRGIEITVKGMVEDEKYFDAALAVRKEMIKQLHQHDVKLLEDLVYPQTAK, via the coding sequence ATGGACGATACTTTTCTAACAATAATCAAGAACAAATACATTGAAATTCTCCTTGTTGGACTCATTCTTTGGCTTGCCGTCTTTATGATTAACAAGGCACTTCAAATTTTCTTTAAGCGAACGGAGTTTATAGAGGACAAGAAGAAGCAAACGATCGAGAGCTTGGTCAAGTCTGTCACGAAATACACTGCTTCGATTTGCTTTGTGTTCTATGTCATCTCTCTCTTCTTTCATGACTTCGGAAAAATTCTTGCGGGTGCTGGTGTTGCTGGGATCGTCATCGGTTTTGGCGCCCAGACGCTGATTCGCGATATTTTAGCAGGGATTTTTCTCATCTATGAACGTCAGATTCATAAAGGGGATTATGTAACAGTGAATAACCTCTTTAATGGAACGATTGAAGAGATTGGTCTCCGCTCTTTGCAAATTAGAGAATGGAGCGGCAAGCTGTTAACCATTTCTAATGGAGACATCCGGCAAATTCAAAACTATAACATACACTACATGCGGATAACGGAATCTGTGTTAATGAGTGTGAATCAAAACCCAGACACAGCCTTTCAAGCACTCGAAACAGCTTGTGACAATCTCAATCAGATGCATCATGATTTTCTCAAAAAAGATGAATTTCAAAACGCCATCGAACCCTTTCAAGTCCATGGTATTATGGGCCTTAACAAGCTGAACCGCGGGATTGAGATTACAGTGAAAGGAATGGTCGAAGACGAAAAATACTTCGATGCTGCCCTCGCTGTCCGAAAAGAAATGATCAAACAACTTCATCAGCATGATGTCAAATTGCTTGAAGATCTCGTTTATCCCCAGACTGCAAAATAA
- the yfkAB gene encoding radical SAM/CxCxxxxC motif protein YfkAB, whose amino-acid sequence MNQKTALRPITPAFDPWEAYLDVQDYGEMKLTNIEFTTTTLCNMRCEHCAVGYTLQPKDPNALPLDLLLRRLDEVPLLRSISITGGEPMLSLKSVREYVVPLLKYAHERGVRTQINSNLTLDLARYEEIIPYLDVLHISHNWGTVEEFATVGFAMMDRKPTFEQREKLFNRMIENSQALVKAGVTVSAETMLNKRTLPYMEHIHRQIVEEMKCQRHEVHPMYPSDFASALESLTLPQMRDAIHQLLDIRDQDTWMLFGTLPFYSCSTDEEDQRLLKRLRQEKNITVRNDPDGRSRLNVNIFDGNIIVTDFGDTPPLGNIANDTLQSAYSRWMDTKLAKELNCHCPSVQCLGPNVLVKNSYYQDVDFTSRTARG is encoded by the coding sequence ATGAACCAAAAAACAGCACTTCGTCCGATTACACCTGCATTTGACCCTTGGGAAGCCTATCTCGATGTGCAGGATTACGGAGAGATGAAGCTGACAAATATTGAATTTACAACCACGACGTTGTGTAACATGAGATGTGAGCATTGCGCGGTCGGCTATACTTTGCAGCCTAAAGACCCGAATGCACTGCCGCTTGATTTACTGCTTCGCCGTTTAGATGAAGTTCCGCTTCTGCGCTCAATCAGTATTACAGGCGGAGAGCCGATGCTTTCTCTTAAATCGGTGCGAGAATATGTGGTCCCTTTATTAAAGTATGCCCACGAACGCGGCGTCCGAACACAGATTAATTCAAATTTAACACTTGATTTGGCTCGATATGAAGAGATCATTCCATACTTGGATGTCCTTCACATTTCACATAACTGGGGAACTGTTGAAGAGTTTGCTACGGTCGGCTTTGCAATGATGGACAGAAAGCCAACCTTTGAGCAGCGTGAGAAACTATTTAACCGTATGATTGAAAATAGCCAGGCACTTGTGAAAGCCGGTGTTACCGTATCCGCTGAAACCATGCTCAATAAGCGCACACTTCCATATATGGAACACATCCACCGGCAAATCGTGGAGGAAATGAAATGCCAGCGCCACGAAGTGCATCCGATGTACCCAAGTGATTTTGCCAGCGCCCTTGAATCATTGACGCTTCCGCAAATGCGTGATGCGATTCATCAGCTGCTTGATATTCGTGATCAAGATACATGGATGCTGTTTGGCACATTGCCATTTTATTCTTGCAGCACAGATGAAGAAGACCAGCGCCTCCTCAAGCGATTACGCCAGGAGAAAAATATCACGGTACGAAATGACCCTGACGGTCGCTCACGTTTGAATGTGAATATTTTTGATGGGAATATTATTGTGACAGACTTTGGTGATACACCGCCACTTGGAAACATCGCTAACGATACATTACAATCTGCTTATTCACGCTGGATGGACACAAAATTGGCGAAAGAGCTGAATTGTCATTGCCCAAGCGTACAATGCCTCGGTCCGAATGTTCTTGTGAAAAACAGCTATTATCAAGATGTTGATTTTACTTCTCGTACAGCCAGGGGGTAA
- a CDS encoding SE1561 family protein: protein MGKAVDNKEQQVDYLKNRLDMFMNVIDSLDPESTDVEDIDRLIQMIDDLEAKYERFKTDWKEE, encoded by the coding sequence ATGGGCAAGGCAGTAGACAACAAAGAACAGCAGGTTGATTATTTAAAGAACCGATTAGATATGTTTATGAATGTGATTGATTCATTAGATCCTGAATCCACAGACGTTGAGGATATAGACAGACTGATCCAGATGATTGATGACCTAGAAGCGAAATATGAGCGGTTTAAAACCGATTGGAAGGAAGAATAG
- the pdaA gene encoding delta-lactam-biosynthetic de-N-acetylase gives MKKCMLICLCALFVSMPLSEAEAVSNQPVHWGFAKSKEHQPADAGKELNALLKKYDAFYLGNTKKKEIYFTFDNGYENGYTPKILNVLKKHQVPATFFVTGHFVKDQPELVKRMAEEGHIIGNHSYHHPDLTTKSTKEVKEELDRVNEAVYKITGKQDNLYLRPPRGVFSERVLKETKELGYQTVFWSVAFVDWHIHHQKGKQYAYDQMMKQAHPGAIYLLHTVSRDNAEALDDAITALKKQGYSFKSLDDLMLEKVWHLPQL, from the coding sequence ATGAAAAAATGCATGCTCATCTGTTTATGTGCGCTCTTTGTATCGATGCCTCTCTCAGAAGCGGAAGCCGTGTCTAACCAGCCCGTTCACTGGGGATTTGCGAAAAGTAAAGAACATCAGCCGGCAGATGCTGGTAAAGAACTGAACGCCCTTTTAAAAAAGTATGATGCCTTCTATTTAGGAAACACGAAAAAGAAAGAGATATATTTTACCTTCGACAATGGCTATGAAAATGGATACACGCCGAAGATTTTAAATGTGCTGAAAAAACATCAAGTGCCAGCCACCTTTTTTGTGACAGGTCACTTTGTCAAGGACCAGCCTGAGCTTGTTAAACGTATGGCAGAAGAAGGGCATATTATTGGCAACCATTCCTATCACCATCCAGATTTAACAACTAAGAGTACGAAAGAAGTCAAAGAAGAGCTGGATCGTGTCAATGAAGCCGTGTACAAAATCACAGGAAAACAAGATAACCTCTATCTTCGTCCGCCTCGTGGTGTATTCAGTGAAAGGGTGCTGAAGGAAACAAAAGAGCTTGGCTACCAAACCGTTTTTTGGTCAGTGGCGTTTGTGGACTGGCATATCCATCATCAAAAAGGAAAACAGTATGCCTACGATCAAATGATGAAGCAGGCCCACCCAGGTGCCATTTACTTACTGCATACCGTCTCAAGGGACAATGCCGAGGCATTGGATGATGCCATCACGGCACTGAAAAAACAAGGATATTCCTTTAAAAGCCTAGACGATCTCATGCTTGAAAAAGTATGGCATCTCCCTCAGCTATAG
- a CDS encoding DUF2716 domain-containing protein, which produces MKNWIPLSHQEQKLVWETLYRDFKFHPSLSRFPSFRVPSPFVTYDISAYFEDSSLLHADEDLEEKALLVFQELIRTDEYMLALDWQHECYWITPYGSFEKDEFGEWTVPVLPNGDYYFFLSKEMHWGLLGHPWEQSITIFGEGLIDSFSRHHPILFQRKIREG; this is translated from the coding sequence ATGAAAAACTGGATTCCATTGTCTCATCAAGAACAAAAGCTCGTATGGGAGACGCTCTATCGAGATTTCAAATTTCATCCGAGTCTCTCTCGATTTCCCTCATTTCGGGTACCTTCTCCTTTCGTTACATATGATATTTCTGCTTATTTTGAGGACTCTTCCCTTCTACATGCTGATGAAGACCTTGAAGAGAAAGCATTACTTGTTTTTCAAGAGCTTATCAGAACAGACGAATATATGCTGGCACTTGATTGGCAGCACGAATGCTACTGGATCACACCATACGGCTCATTTGAAAAAGATGAATTTGGAGAATGGACAGTGCCTGTGCTTCCGAACGGGGATTATTATTTCTTTTTATCAAAAGAGATGCATTGGGGCTTGCTAGGACATCCTTGGGAGCAAAGTATCACAATTTTTGGTGAGGGCTTGATTGATTCTTTCTCGCGCCATCATCCGATTTTGTTTCAGCGTAAAATAAGAGAAGGATAA
- the corA gene encoding magnesium/cobalt transporter CorA, translating into MLKKIAVTKNGDLIEHATLQQLSSPDIAWYWIDFHAPTEKEAALLKEYFQFHPLAIEDCFHYLQRPKLDFYEGYLFFVLHALNQKTLRYEEVDLFVGENYIVTFHLKEAPYIDRVIRKLKGSDKARQSGPEHMAYMLIDQLVDDYFPIIYQIEDRLNEIEDEEGHKTYGTLMNEVFGIRSDLLKLRRTIIPMRDLLYRIVNTNMMKSDTNRQAYFNDIYDHLLKLTEIVESNRDMTADLRDSYQTLNSNRMNAIMMTLTIVSTIFIPLTFIVGVYGMNFDNMPELHWKYGYFGVLIFMGLLVSSMLLWFKHKGWFRIFK; encoded by the coding sequence ATGCTGAAAAAAATTGCAGTGACAAAAAACGGTGACTTGATTGAACATGCAACATTGCAGCAGCTTTCAAGCCCCGATATCGCCTGGTATTGGATTGATTTTCATGCGCCAACAGAAAAGGAAGCAGCACTTTTGAAGGAATACTTTCAGTTCCATCCGCTTGCGATTGAGGATTGTTTCCATTATTTACAGCGGCCGAAGCTTGATTTTTATGAAGGGTATTTATTTTTCGTGCTTCATGCCCTAAATCAAAAAACGCTTCGATATGAGGAAGTCGATCTGTTTGTTGGCGAAAACTATATCGTGACCTTTCATTTGAAGGAAGCGCCCTACATTGATCGCGTCATTCGAAAGCTCAAAGGGTCTGATAAAGCACGGCAGAGCGGACCAGAGCATATGGCTTATATGCTGATTGATCAGCTTGTCGATGATTATTTCCCTATTATTTATCAAATTGAGGACAGGCTGAATGAAATCGAGGATGAAGAAGGTCATAAAACATACGGAACGCTGATGAACGAAGTATTTGGAATTCGATCCGATTTGCTCAAGCTGCGCAGAACGATTATCCCAATGAGAGACCTTTTATATCGTATTGTGAACACAAATATGATGAAAAGCGATACGAATCGGCAAGCGTATTTTAATGATATTTATGATCACCTTTTGAAACTAACCGAGATCGTCGAGTCAAACCGTGATATGACGGCCGATTTACGAGACAGCTATCAAACGCTGAATTCCAATCGAATGAATGCGATCATGATGACATTGACCATTGTGTCGACCATTTTTATCCCACTGACCTTTATTGTGGGAGTATACGGAATGAACTTTGATAATATGCCTGAATTACACTGGAAATATGGTTATTTTGGCGTGCTGATTTTCATGGGTCTGCTCGTTTCGAGTATGCTTTTATGGTTTAAGCATAAAGGGTGGTTCCGCATATTCAAATAA
- a CDS encoding stress protein, with protein sequence MKKTILSVALATAVSSTLPVFADAAEQKTSTPVSTTLQQTVLNKAAEGKAGTTASPNVNVNFDVLGIANAIVNAVNSNANRPGFVKGVMESTFYAAGGRYNVMVFNLSQNYEDRFNGVKTFATANLGNVVYGIWVFESGTFKNNGDGGWDNWAFRGWFDRQDKFVTFRRP encoded by the coding sequence ATGAAAAAAACCATTCTTTCTGTAGCCCTTGCCACTGCTGTTTCTTCGACACTGCCAGTATTTGCTGATGCTGCTGAACAAAAAACGTCAACACCCGTTTCTACTACACTTCAGCAAACCGTTTTAAACAAAGCTGCTGAAGGTAAAGCTGGGACGACAGCTAGTCCTAATGTTAATGTAAACTTCGATGTTCTTGGGATTGCCAATGCGATTGTTAACGCGGTAAACTCAAATGCAAACCGTCCTGGATTCGTTAAAGGCGTGATGGAGAGCACATTCTATGCCGCTGGCGGCAGATATAACGTCATGGTCTTTAACCTAAGCCAAAATTATGAAGACCGTTTTAACGGTGTTAAAACTTTCGCCACTGCTAACCTTGGTAACGTTGTTTACGGTATTTGGGTATTTGAAAGCGGTACCTTTAAAAACAACGGCGATGGCGGCTGGGATAACTGGGCGTTCAGAGGCTGGTTTGACCGTCAAGATAAATTTGTTACGTTCCGTCGTCCTTAA
- a CDS encoding DNA-3-methyladenine glycosylase family protein gives MWEKELTVEPPYHFDQVLRRLSSDPLKAVDLNKREIKVPMRLEQKPYVVVVQATGTKEVPTFRVQANGPEEPLISEVKRIFGMEHQLQAVHEHFSQTNLAPIFERHIGTPLMLDFHLYHCLMKCIIHQQLNLAFAYELTKRFVHTYGEQIEGVWFDPLPDTIASLETEDLRKLQFSQRKAEYVIDVSKRIVSGSLCLEELTDLTDLEVEERLLPIRGIGPWTVQNVLMNGLGRPNLFPMADIGIQNAIKRHFDLSEKPTKEEMAALSEEWTPYLSYASLYLWRSIETDK, from the coding sequence ATGTGGGAAAAAGAGCTGACCGTTGAACCGCCATATCACTTTGATCAAGTGCTCAGACGCTTATCGAGTGATCCATTAAAAGCAGTCGATTTGAATAAACGAGAAATCAAAGTGCCGATGAGATTAGAACAAAAACCATACGTTGTCGTCGTTCAAGCTACGGGAACAAAAGAAGTGCCCACGTTCCGGGTGCAGGCAAACGGCCCAGAGGAACCTCTCATATCTGAGGTGAAGCGGATATTTGGTATGGAGCATCAATTACAAGCTGTGCACGAGCATTTTTCTCAAACAAATCTTGCCCCCATTTTTGAGCGCCATATCGGGACGCCGCTTATGCTGGATTTTCATTTATATCATTGTTTGATGAAATGCATCATTCATCAGCAGCTCAATCTGGCGTTTGCTTATGAGCTCACGAAACGGTTTGTTCATACGTACGGTGAGCAAATAGAAGGCGTTTGGTTTGATCCTTTACCGGATACCATCGCTTCACTTGAAACAGAGGATTTGAGAAAGCTTCAATTTAGTCAGCGTAAAGCGGAATATGTCATTGATGTATCAAAACGAATTGTGAGCGGTTCTCTTTGTTTAGAGGAATTAACCGATTTAACTGATCTGGAGGTGGAAGAACGTCTTCTTCCAATTAGAGGGATTGGCCCTTGGACGGTTCAAAATGTGCTCATGAATGGACTTGGAAGGCCAAATCTCTTTCCGATGGCAGATATCGGGATTCAAAACGCCATCAAGCGGCACTTTGACCTGTCTGAAAAACCGACAAAAGAAGAAATGGCAGCACTAAGCGAGGAGTGGACTCCTTATTTAAGCTACGCTTCCTTATATTTATGGAGAAGTATTGAGACAGATAAATAA
- the rlmD gene encoding 23S rRNA (uracil(1939)-C(5))-methyltransferase RlmD, translating to MKEKQQGALLQKGQQFPLTIKRLGINGEGVGYFKKQVVFVPGALPGEEVVVEATNVQAKYAEGTVRKVRKRSEHRVKPPCPVYEECGGCQLQHLAYEQQLKEKRDIVIQSMERHTKLSVEKIDIRPTIGMEDPWHYRNKSQFQVGRSHSGDIIAGLYGLNSHKLVPIKECIVQHPKTNKTTGVVRKILEKFGVSVYNERTRKGDVRSIVVRVGFETGEVQVVLVTSKPEFPKKKEIAEAIQKRLPEVTSIMHNINGEKTSVIFGHKTSHLAGNMVIQEFLGDVSFELSARAFFQLNPKQTLKLYDEAKKAAKLTGKEKVVDAYCGVGTIGMWLSDGAKEVRGMDVIKESIDDAKKNAKKHGMKNATYVTGTAEHWLPKWVKEGFRPEVIVVDPPRTGCERTFLDTVKQVKPKRLVYVSCNPSTLAKDLESMSKDYKIEYMQPVDMFPHTAHVECVVSLVLK from the coding sequence TTGAAAGAAAAACAGCAAGGTGCCCTTTTGCAAAAGGGACAGCAGTTCCCGCTTACCATTAAACGCCTTGGCATTAATGGGGAAGGGGTCGGTTATTTTAAAAAGCAAGTAGTCTTTGTCCCGGGTGCGCTTCCAGGTGAGGAAGTGGTTGTGGAAGCAACAAATGTCCAAGCAAAATATGCAGAAGGTACAGTGAGAAAAGTACGAAAACGTTCCGAGCATCGAGTGAAACCGCCATGCCCAGTATACGAAGAGTGCGGCGGCTGTCAGCTTCAGCATTTGGCATACGAGCAGCAGCTAAAGGAAAAACGAGATATTGTCATTCAATCAATGGAGCGTCATACAAAACTGTCGGTTGAAAAGATCGACATTAGACCAACGATCGGCATGGAAGATCCGTGGCACTATCGGAATAAAAGTCAGTTCCAAGTAGGGCGTTCTCACAGCGGCGACATCATCGCAGGGCTTTACGGACTGAACTCTCACAAGCTTGTCCCAATCAAGGAATGTATCGTCCAGCATCCGAAAACGAATAAAACAACGGGCGTTGTCCGCAAAATTTTAGAGAAATTCGGTGTATCGGTCTACAATGAACGGACAAGAAAAGGCGACGTACGCTCGATTGTCGTACGTGTCGGCTTTGAAACAGGTGAAGTACAGGTCGTCCTTGTGACATCAAAGCCTGAATTTCCAAAGAAAAAAGAAATCGCTGAAGCCATTCAAAAACGTCTGCCAGAAGTGACATCCATTATGCACAATATCAACGGTGAAAAAACGTCAGTTATTTTTGGTCATAAGACATCTCATCTAGCTGGCAACATGGTCATCCAAGAATTTTTAGGAGACGTTTCCTTTGAACTGAGTGCACGTGCTTTCTTCCAATTGAATCCGAAGCAAACACTGAAGCTTTATGACGAAGCGAAAAAAGCGGCCAAACTGACTGGCAAAGAAAAGGTTGTCGATGCATATTGCGGCGTTGGAACGATTGGTATGTGGCTGTCAGATGGCGCAAAAGAAGTAAGAGGAATGGATGTCATCAAAGAATCAATTGATGATGCCAAGAAAAATGCCAAAAAACACGGCATGAAAAACGCGACCTATGTGACAGGAACAGCCGAACACTGGCTGCCAAAATGGGTCAAAGAAGGCTTCCGTCCTGAAGTCATCGTCGTCGACCCACCAAGAACAGGCTGCGAACGCACCTTCTTAGACACCGTCAAACAAGTCAAACCAAAACGCCTTGTCTACGTCTCTTGCAACCCATCAACACTAGCAAAAGACCTCGAATCCATGTCAAAAGACTACAAAATCGAATACATGCAGCCAGTCGATATGTTCCCACATACGGCGCATGTGGAGTGTGTGGTGTCTTTAGTCCTTAAATAA
- a CDS encoding class I SAM-dependent methyltransferase, whose product MMNDKQFSSLIKQADEPFVGWDFSFISETGRMKSEMLSWSYGSVATSLVQSAKSMLDMGTGGGEFLSKLRPFPTSVYATEGYKPNVPIAKERLTPLGVKVVQIDQDETLPFEAGKFDLIINQHESFSSKEVRRIISKEGIFLTQQVGGLDCIEINENLGVSINEEFIDWNLELALKEIQESNFEVLKSAEEFPILRFYDIGALVYYLKAIPWQVPGFEISNVKDELYTIHKTIEQKGYFDAKQHRFIILAKAV is encoded by the coding sequence ATGATGAATGACAAACAGTTTTCTTCATTGATAAAACAAGCAGATGAACCTTTTGTTGGGTGGGATTTCTCATTCATATCTGAAACTGGGAGAATGAAAAGTGAGATGCTTTCATGGTCATATGGTAGTGTAGCTACTTCTCTTGTTCAAAGTGCAAAATCAATGCTAGATATGGGGACAGGTGGTGGAGAGTTTTTATCAAAGTTAAGACCTTTTCCAACATCAGTTTATGCTACAGAAGGTTACAAGCCTAATGTACCTATCGCAAAAGAACGATTAACACCTTTAGGCGTTAAGGTAGTTCAAATTGATCAGGATGAAACTCTTCCGTTTGAGGCTGGAAAATTTGATCTTATCATCAATCAACATGAGTCATTTTCATCTAAAGAGGTGAGAAGAATTATCTCGAAAGAAGGTATTTTTCTAACTCAACAAGTTGGTGGACTCGATTGCATAGAGATTAATGAGAATCTAGGGGTATCAATAAATGAGGAATTTATTGATTGGAACTTAGAGCTAGCTTTAAAAGAAATACAGGAGAGTAATTTTGAGGTTTTGAAAAGTGCTGAAGAGTTTCCAATTCTAAGATTTTATGATATTGGAGCATTGGTGTATTATCTGAAAGCAATTCCTTGGCAAGTGCCAGGTTTTGAAATAAGTAATGTCAAGGATGAATTATACACCATTCATAAAACCATTGAACAAAAGGGGTATTTTGACGCAAAACAACACCGGTTTATTATTTTAGCTAAAGCAGTTTAG
- a CDS encoding DUF6508 domain-containing protein, whose translation MSQFEILTKYIPMLHEDHIGEWVIDHENDGTAEHPIQMPFVNYSETVRHFIEDVYTFAEQHQELELTRYREILKENGIESEMNDMENVDISNLNAQCVLALMMGAVRAERFCEGALFNFLKSGAIVKCLERLDCLG comes from the coding sequence ATGAGTCAATTCGAGATCCTAACAAAATACATACCGATGCTTCACGAAGACCATATCGGAGAATGGGTGATCGATCATGAAAATGACGGAACAGCGGAACACCCAATCCAGATGCCCTTTGTGAATTATTCCGAAACGGTCCGTCACTTTATCGAAGATGTCTATACCTTTGCAGAACAACATCAAGAGCTGGAGCTTACCCGCTACAGAGAGATCCTCAAAGAAAACGGCATCGAATCCGAAATGAATGATATGGAGAATGTGGACATCTCTAATTTAAATGCGCAGTGTGTTCTTGCTCTCATGATGGGCGCTGTGAGAGCCGAACGATTTTGCGAGGGTGCGCTATTCAATTTTTTAAAAAGTGGAGCTATTGTCAAATGCCTGGAAAGATTGGATTGTTTGGGTTAA
- a CDS encoding LysR family transcriptional regulator produces MDLKELKAFQAVIQEGTFSKAAHKLNYAQSTITNQIKRLEQELGFQLFVRGWEAELTPSGQLFAKEIDQLILHWNFVLDQSQKLQKEEVGTLNIGVIEPISASILPSVLQTFRSQKPNITCHFIIGNTDFLHKQLLKGEIDFAIAGEPVMNTLPFEELYKEEISFIISKQQADQVGTISLIKDLYKHPLIIGGESCLYHIKLQKELSRLNVEPFTYTISQMSAIPPFLKEFPSVGVVLSSTSLSDEFVKVPIEMEDPFIPIGILSHKEPHLSLKNTKQLLLDLFRQEAKKIRM; encoded by the coding sequence ATGGACTTAAAAGAGTTAAAAGCATTTCAAGCCGTGATTCAAGAAGGGACATTCTCAAAAGCCGCTCATAAATTGAATTATGCGCAGTCGACCATAACGAATCAGATCAAACGATTAGAACAGGAGTTAGGTTTTCAATTGTTTGTAAGAGGATGGGAGGCTGAATTAACCCCTTCAGGACAATTGTTTGCCAAAGAGATTGATCAGCTGATTCTCCATTGGAACTTTGTATTAGATCAGTCACAAAAACTCCAAAAGGAAGAGGTCGGAACCTTGAATATAGGCGTCATAGAACCAATCTCTGCCTCTATTCTTCCTTCTGTTCTTCAAACATTCAGGAGTCAAAAACCCAATATCACATGCCACTTTATCATCGGTAATACAGACTTTCTTCACAAACAGCTGCTCAAGGGAGAGATTGATTTCGCCATTGCAGGAGAACCAGTGATGAATACACTTCCGTTTGAAGAGTTGTACAAAGAGGAAATATCTTTTATTATCTCAAAACAGCAGGCAGATCAAGTTGGAACGATTTCTTTGATCAAAGATCTCTATAAACATCCTTTGATCATAGGCGGGGAAAGTTGTTTATATCACATAAAGTTACAAAAGGAGCTCTCAAGGTTAAATGTTGAGCCATTCACTTATACCATCAGCCAGATGTCAGCGATCCCACCATTTCTAAAGGAATTCCCCTCTGTCGGAGTCGTCCTTTCCTCTACCTCATTGTCAGACGAATTTGTGAAAGTTCCAATTGAAATGGAGGACCCTTTTATCCCAATAGGCATCTTATCTCATAAGGAACCACATCTATCTCTGAAAAACACTAAGCAGTTATTGCTTGATCTATTTCGTCAAGAAGCTAAGAAAATACGCATGTGA
- a CDS encoding tautomerase family protein codes for MPFVKVSYMENAYDKDSLASVSQTIMKALMKEFHVPEKDYFHVFSSHKKEEFYYDPHYLLRHERDHCLLYIQITCGSGRTQEQKQSLYKEIADQLYCKLNIRKENIFIMLIETGLENWSFGEGLAQMIK; via the coding sequence ATGCCATTTGTAAAAGTCAGTTATATGGAAAATGCTTACGATAAAGATAGCCTAGCTTCTGTTAGCCAAACGATCATGAAGGCTCTGATGAAAGAGTTTCATGTACCTGAAAAAGACTACTTTCATGTGTTCAGTTCACATAAGAAAGAAGAATTTTATTATGATCCCCATTATCTTCTTCGTCACGAGAGAGATCATTGTCTTTTATATATCCAAATTACATGTGGTTCGGGAAGAACTCAGGAACAAAAGCAGTCTTTATATAAGGAAATAGCTGATCAATTGTATTGCAAACTCAATATACGGAAAGAAAATATATTCATTATGCTGATTGAGACAGGCTTGGAGAATTGGTCTTTTGGTGAAGGACTTGCACAGATGATCAAGTAA